Proteins from a genomic interval of Epinephelus fuscoguttatus linkage group LG16, E.fuscoguttatus.final_Chr_v1:
- the ikzf1 gene encoding DNA-binding protein Ikaros isoform X7 — translation MVHSPRAPHPISCMAASNGLLGVSFYWHGTKQVPRAPRLDSPLQTRPVDKSEQNAPVELRDIVMLGWNEEVQWRGEGLRAQLHGAAAALRPSAHGAGESWKNFILQTQGIAEYLHRMETEEAQEMAQMPGRDSPPANEASEEAEEPMAVPEDLSAGSTHQQNNRADKVIQTEPLLFHETKRETELSSSRKHGGERPFQCSQCGASFTQKGNLLRHIKLHSGEKPFKCHLCSYACRRRDALTGHLRTHSVGKPHKCAYCGRSYKQRSSLEEHKERCHNYLQCMGLQNSIYTVVKEESNQNEQREDLSQTGSDRALVLDRLANNVAKRKSTMPQKFVGDKRLSDLSFDGGAGELIQPHVIDQAINSAISYLGAESLRPLVQTSPASSSDVGLGSMYPLHKPAPEGHTGSGMSAKDSAAENLLLLSNSKSASSEKDGSPSHSGQDSTDTESNNEDRPGGAASGLIYLTNHITSGVRNGVLPLVKEEQQRQYEAIRASIEMASEGFKVVTTDGEQVRAYRCEHCRVLFLDHVMYTIHMGCHGFRDPFECNLCGHRSQDRYEFSSHITRGEHRY, via the exons atGGTCCACTCTCCTCGCGCGCCTCATCCCATCTCATGCATGGCTGCCAGTAATGGTCTATTGGGTGTCAGCTTTTATTGGCACGGCACAAAGCAAGTGCCAAGGGCTCCGAGGCTCGACTCCCCGCTGCAGACTCGGCCTGTGGATAAAAGCGAGCAAAATGCCCCAGTCGAGCTCAGAGACATAGTCATGTTGGGCTGGAACGAGGAAGTGCAGTGGAGAGGGGAGGGACTCAGGGCGCAGCTCCATGGGGCCGCCGCGGCGCTGCGACCTTCTGCACATGGAGCCGGGGAGAGTTGGAAGAACTTCATACTGCAAACTCAAGGAATAGCAG AGTACTTGCACCGCATGGAGACAGAGGAGGCCCAGGAAATGGCCCAGATGCCAG GCAGGGACAGCCCCCCTGCCAACGAAGCATccgaggaggcagaggagccCATGGCCGTCCCTGAGGACCTGTCAGCCGGCTCCACCCACCAGCAGAACAACAGAGCGGACAAAG TGATTCAGACGGAGCCTTTGCTTTTTCATGAGACAAAGAGGGAGACTGAGCTGTCTAGTTCCCGAAAACATGGAG GAGAGCGCCCTTTCCAGTGCAGCCAGTGCGGCGCCTCTTTCACCCAGAAGGGCAACCTGCTGCGTCACATCAAGCTCCATTCAGGGGAGAAACCCTTCAAGTGTCACCTGTGCAGCTACGCCTGCCGCAGGAGGGACGCCCTCACCGGTCATTTACGCACCCACTCAG TTGGAAAACCCCACAAGTGTGCTTACTGTGGGCGGAGTTACAAGCAGCGCAGCTCTCTCGAGGAGCACAAGGAGAGGTGTCACAACTACCTCCAGTGCATGGGGCTGCAGAACAGCATCTACACAG TAGTAAAGGAAGAAAGCAACCAGAATGAGCAGAGGGAAGACTTAAGCCAGACGGGATCTGACAGAGCCTTGGTGCTAGACAGACTAGCTAATAATGTAGCTAAGCGTAAGAGCACTATGCCACAGAAGTTTGTGG GTGACAAACGTCTCTCAGACCTCTCCTTCGATGGAGGAGCAGGTGAGCTGATCCAGCCCCACGTCATCGACCAGGCCATCAACAGCGCCATCAGCTACCTGGGGGCTGAGTCACTTCGACCTCTGGTCCAGACCTCCCCAGCCTCCTCCTCTGATGTGGGCCTCGGTTCCATGTACCCCCTCCACAAGCCGGCGCCCGAGGGTCACACGGGGTCAGGCATGTCAGCCAAAGACAGCGCAGCTGAgaacctgctgctgctctccaaCTCCAAGTCTGCATCCAGCGAGAAGGACGGCTCACCCAGCCACAGCGGCCAGGACTCCACAGACACCGAGAGCAACAACGAGGATCGTCCAGGCGGGGCAGCATCCGGCCTCATCTACCTGACCAACCACATCACCTCGGGGGTGAGGAACGGCGTGCTCCCTCTGGTgaaggaggagcagcagaggcagtACGAGGCTATCCGAGCCAGCATTGAGATGGCCTCCGAGGGCTTCAAGGTGGTGACGACAGACGGGGAGCAGGTGAGGGCGTACCGGTGTGAACACTGCCGCGTTCTCTTCCTGGACCATGTCATGTACACCATTCACATGGGCTGCCACGGCTTCAGAGACCCCTTCGAGTGCAACCTCTGCGGTCACCGGAGTCAAGACCGATACGAGTTCTCTTCTCACATAACAAGAGGGGAGCATCGCTACTGA
- the ikzf1 gene encoding DNA-binding protein Ikaros isoform X6, which translates to MVHSPRAPHPISCMAASNGLLGVSFYWHGTKQVPRAPRLDSPLQTRPVDKSEQNAPVELRDIVMLGWNEEVQWRGEGLRAQLHGAAAALRPSAHGAGESWKNFILQTQGIAEYLHRMETEEAQEMAQMPGRDSPPANEASEEAEEPMAVPEDLSAGSTHQQNNRADKACNIKVEARSDEENGLACDMNGVEEEECAEDLRVIDASGAKVNGSQPSPEAKAFSSAGGIRLPNGKLKCDICGIVCIGPNVLMVHKRSHTGERPFQCSQCGASFTQKGNLLRHIKLHSGEKPFKCHLCSYACRRRDALTGHLRTHSVGKPHKCAYCGRSYKQRSSLEEHKERCHNYLQCMGLQNSIYTGDKRLSDLSFDGGAGELIQPHVIDQAINSAISYLGAESLRPLVQTSPASSSDVGLGSMYPLHKPAPEGHTGSGMSAKDSAAENLLLLSNSKSASSEKDGSPSHSGQDSTDTESNNEDRPGGAASGLIYLTNHITSGVRNGVLPLVKEEQQRQYEAIRASIEMASEGFKVVTTDGEQVRAYRCEHCRVLFLDHVMYTIHMGCHGFRDPFECNLCGHRSQDRYEFSSHITRGEHRY; encoded by the exons atGGTCCACTCTCCTCGCGCGCCTCATCCCATCTCATGCATGGCTGCCAGTAATGGTCTATTGGGTGTCAGCTTTTATTGGCACGGCACAAAGCAAGTGCCAAGGGCTCCGAGGCTCGACTCCCCGCTGCAGACTCGGCCTGTGGATAAAAGCGAGCAAAATGCCCCAGTCGAGCTCAGAGACATAGTCATGTTGGGCTGGAACGAGGAAGTGCAGTGGAGAGGGGAGGGACTCAGGGCGCAGCTCCATGGGGCCGCCGCGGCGCTGCGACCTTCTGCACATGGAGCCGGGGAGAGTTGGAAGAACTTCATACTGCAAACTCAAGGAATAGCAG AGTACTTGCACCGCATGGAGACAGAGGAGGCCCAGGAAATGGCCCAGATGCCAG GCAGGGACAGCCCCCCTGCCAACGAAGCATccgaggaggcagaggagccCATGGCCGTCCCTGAGGACCTGTCAGCCGGCTCCACCCACCAGCAGAACAACAGAGCGGACAAAG CCTGTAACATTAAAGTTGAGGCTCGCAGTGATGAGGAGAATGGGCTGGCCTGTGACATGAATGgcgtggaggaggaggagtgcgCGGAAGACTTGCGCGTGATCGATGCCTCGGGGGCCAAGGTGAACGGCTCACAACCGAGCCCTGAAGCCAAGGCCTTCTCTTCGGCCGGCGGTATCCGGCTGCCCAACGGGAAGCTCAAGTGCGATATCTGTGGGATAGTTTGCATTGGCCCCAATGTGTTGATGGTGCACAAGCGAAGCCACACTG GAGAGCGCCCTTTCCAGTGCAGCCAGTGCGGCGCCTCTTTCACCCAGAAGGGCAACCTGCTGCGTCACATCAAGCTCCATTCAGGGGAGAAACCCTTCAAGTGTCACCTGTGCAGCTACGCCTGCCGCAGGAGGGACGCCCTCACCGGTCATTTACGCACCCACTCAG TTGGAAAACCCCACAAGTGTGCTTACTGTGGGCGGAGTTACAAGCAGCGCAGCTCTCTCGAGGAGCACAAGGAGAGGTGTCACAACTACCTCCAGTGCATGGGGCTGCAGAACAGCATCTACACAG GTGACAAACGTCTCTCAGACCTCTCCTTCGATGGAGGAGCAGGTGAGCTGATCCAGCCCCACGTCATCGACCAGGCCATCAACAGCGCCATCAGCTACCTGGGGGCTGAGTCACTTCGACCTCTGGTCCAGACCTCCCCAGCCTCCTCCTCTGATGTGGGCCTCGGTTCCATGTACCCCCTCCACAAGCCGGCGCCCGAGGGTCACACGGGGTCAGGCATGTCAGCCAAAGACAGCGCAGCTGAgaacctgctgctgctctccaaCTCCAAGTCTGCATCCAGCGAGAAGGACGGCTCACCCAGCCACAGCGGCCAGGACTCCACAGACACCGAGAGCAACAACGAGGATCGTCCAGGCGGGGCAGCATCCGGCCTCATCTACCTGACCAACCACATCACCTCGGGGGTGAGGAACGGCGTGCTCCCTCTGGTgaaggaggagcagcagaggcagtACGAGGCTATCCGAGCCAGCATTGAGATGGCCTCCGAGGGCTTCAAGGTGGTGACGACAGACGGGGAGCAGGTGAGGGCGTACCGGTGTGAACACTGCCGCGTTCTCTTCCTGGACCATGTCATGTACACCATTCACATGGGCTGCCACGGCTTCAGAGACCCCTTCGAGTGCAACCTCTGCGGTCACCGGAGTCAAGACCGATACGAGTTCTCTTCTCACATAACAAGAGGGGAGCATCGCTACTGA
- the ikzf1 gene encoding DNA-binding protein Ikaros isoform X4 has protein sequence MVHSPRAPHPISCMAASNGLLGVSFYWHGTKQVPRAPRLDSPLQTRPVDKSEQNAPVELRDIVMLGWNEEVQWRGEGLRAQLHGAAAALRPSAHGAGESWKNFILQTQGIAEYLHRMETEEAQEMAQMPGRDSPPANEASEEAEEPMAVPEDLSAGSTHQQNNRADKACNIKVEARSDEENGLACDMNGVEEEECAEDLRVIDASGAKVNGSQPSPEAKAFSSAGGIRLPNGKLKCDICGIVCIGPNVLMVHKRSHTGERPFQCSQCGASFTQKGNLLRHIKLHSGEKPFKCHLCSYACRRRDALTGHLRTHSVGKPHKCAYCGRSYKQRSSLEEHKERCHNYLQCMGLQNSIYTVKEESNQNEQREDLSQTGSDRALVLDRLANNVAKRKSTMPQKFVGDKRLSDLSFDGGAGELIQPHVIDQAINSAISYLGAESLRPLVQTSPASSSDVGLGSMYPLHKPAPEGHTGSGMSAKDSAAENLLLLSNSKSASSEKDGSPSHSGQDSTDTESNNEDRPGGAASGLIYLTNHITSGVRNGVLPLVKEEQQRQYEAIRASIEMASEGFKVVTTDGEQVRAYRCEHCRVLFLDHVMYTIHMGCHGFRDPFECNLCGHRSQDRYEFSSHITRGEHRY, from the exons atGGTCCACTCTCCTCGCGCGCCTCATCCCATCTCATGCATGGCTGCCAGTAATGGTCTATTGGGTGTCAGCTTTTATTGGCACGGCACAAAGCAAGTGCCAAGGGCTCCGAGGCTCGACTCCCCGCTGCAGACTCGGCCTGTGGATAAAAGCGAGCAAAATGCCCCAGTCGAGCTCAGAGACATAGTCATGTTGGGCTGGAACGAGGAAGTGCAGTGGAGAGGGGAGGGACTCAGGGCGCAGCTCCATGGGGCCGCCGCGGCGCTGCGACCTTCTGCACATGGAGCCGGGGAGAGTTGGAAGAACTTCATACTGCAAACTCAAGGAATAGCAG AGTACTTGCACCGCATGGAGACAGAGGAGGCCCAGGAAATGGCCCAGATGCCAG GCAGGGACAGCCCCCCTGCCAACGAAGCATccgaggaggcagaggagccCATGGCCGTCCCTGAGGACCTGTCAGCCGGCTCCACCCACCAGCAGAACAACAGAGCGGACAAAG CCTGTAACATTAAAGTTGAGGCTCGCAGTGATGAGGAGAATGGGCTGGCCTGTGACATGAATGgcgtggaggaggaggagtgcgCGGAAGACTTGCGCGTGATCGATGCCTCGGGGGCCAAGGTGAACGGCTCACAACCGAGCCCTGAAGCCAAGGCCTTCTCTTCGGCCGGCGGTATCCGGCTGCCCAACGGGAAGCTCAAGTGCGATATCTGTGGGATAGTTTGCATTGGCCCCAATGTGTTGATGGTGCACAAGCGAAGCCACACTG GAGAGCGCCCTTTCCAGTGCAGCCAGTGCGGCGCCTCTTTCACCCAGAAGGGCAACCTGCTGCGTCACATCAAGCTCCATTCAGGGGAGAAACCCTTCAAGTGTCACCTGTGCAGCTACGCCTGCCGCAGGAGGGACGCCCTCACCGGTCATTTACGCACCCACTCAG TTGGAAAACCCCACAAGTGTGCTTACTGTGGGCGGAGTTACAAGCAGCGCAGCTCTCTCGAGGAGCACAAGGAGAGGTGTCACAACTACCTCCAGTGCATGGGGCTGCAGAACAGCATCTACACAG TAAAGGAAGAAAGCAACCAGAATGAGCAGAGGGAAGACTTAAGCCAGACGGGATCTGACAGAGCCTTGGTGCTAGACAGACTAGCTAATAATGTAGCTAAGCGTAAGAGCACTATGCCACAGAAGTTTGTGG GTGACAAACGTCTCTCAGACCTCTCCTTCGATGGAGGAGCAGGTGAGCTGATCCAGCCCCACGTCATCGACCAGGCCATCAACAGCGCCATCAGCTACCTGGGGGCTGAGTCACTTCGACCTCTGGTCCAGACCTCCCCAGCCTCCTCCTCTGATGTGGGCCTCGGTTCCATGTACCCCCTCCACAAGCCGGCGCCCGAGGGTCACACGGGGTCAGGCATGTCAGCCAAAGACAGCGCAGCTGAgaacctgctgctgctctccaaCTCCAAGTCTGCATCCAGCGAGAAGGACGGCTCACCCAGCCACAGCGGCCAGGACTCCACAGACACCGAGAGCAACAACGAGGATCGTCCAGGCGGGGCAGCATCCGGCCTCATCTACCTGACCAACCACATCACCTCGGGGGTGAGGAACGGCGTGCTCCCTCTGGTgaaggaggagcagcagaggcagtACGAGGCTATCCGAGCCAGCATTGAGATGGCCTCCGAGGGCTTCAAGGTGGTGACGACAGACGGGGAGCAGGTGAGGGCGTACCGGTGTGAACACTGCCGCGTTCTCTTCCTGGACCATGTCATGTACACCATTCACATGGGCTGCCACGGCTTCAGAGACCCCTTCGAGTGCAACCTCTGCGGTCACCGGAGTCAAGACCGATACGAGTTCTCTTCTCACATAACAAGAGGGGAGCATCGCTACTGA
- the ikzf1 gene encoding DNA-binding protein Ikaros isoform X8: MVHSPRAPHPISCMAASNGLLGVSFYWHGTKQVPRAPRLDSPLQTRPVDKSEQNAPVELRDIVMLGWNEEVQWRGEGLRAQLHGAAAALRPSAHGAGESWKNFILQTQGIAEYLHRMETEEAQEMAQMPGRDSPPANEASEEAEEPMAVPEDLSAGSTHQQNNRADKGERPFQCSQCGASFTQKGNLLRHIKLHSGEKPFKCHLCSYACRRRDALTGHLRTHSVGKPHKCAYCGRSYKQRSSLEEHKERCHNYLQCMGLQNSIYTVVKEESNQNEQREDLSQTGSDRALVLDRLANNVAKRKSTMPQKFVGDKRLSDLSFDGGAGELIQPHVIDQAINSAISYLGAESLRPLVQTSPASSSDVGLGSMYPLHKPAPEGHTGSGMSAKDSAAENLLLLSNSKSASSEKDGSPSHSGQDSTDTESNNEDRPGGAASGLIYLTNHITSGVRNGVLPLVKEEQQRQYEAIRASIEMASEGFKVVTTDGEQVRAYRCEHCRVLFLDHVMYTIHMGCHGFRDPFECNLCGHRSQDRYEFSSHITRGEHRY; encoded by the exons atGGTCCACTCTCCTCGCGCGCCTCATCCCATCTCATGCATGGCTGCCAGTAATGGTCTATTGGGTGTCAGCTTTTATTGGCACGGCACAAAGCAAGTGCCAAGGGCTCCGAGGCTCGACTCCCCGCTGCAGACTCGGCCTGTGGATAAAAGCGAGCAAAATGCCCCAGTCGAGCTCAGAGACATAGTCATGTTGGGCTGGAACGAGGAAGTGCAGTGGAGAGGGGAGGGACTCAGGGCGCAGCTCCATGGGGCCGCCGCGGCGCTGCGACCTTCTGCACATGGAGCCGGGGAGAGTTGGAAGAACTTCATACTGCAAACTCAAGGAATAGCAG AGTACTTGCACCGCATGGAGACAGAGGAGGCCCAGGAAATGGCCCAGATGCCAG GCAGGGACAGCCCCCCTGCCAACGAAGCATccgaggaggcagaggagccCATGGCCGTCCCTGAGGACCTGTCAGCCGGCTCCACCCACCAGCAGAACAACAGAGCGGACAAAG GAGAGCGCCCTTTCCAGTGCAGCCAGTGCGGCGCCTCTTTCACCCAGAAGGGCAACCTGCTGCGTCACATCAAGCTCCATTCAGGGGAGAAACCCTTCAAGTGTCACCTGTGCAGCTACGCCTGCCGCAGGAGGGACGCCCTCACCGGTCATTTACGCACCCACTCAG TTGGAAAACCCCACAAGTGTGCTTACTGTGGGCGGAGTTACAAGCAGCGCAGCTCTCTCGAGGAGCACAAGGAGAGGTGTCACAACTACCTCCAGTGCATGGGGCTGCAGAACAGCATCTACACAG TAGTAAAGGAAGAAAGCAACCAGAATGAGCAGAGGGAAGACTTAAGCCAGACGGGATCTGACAGAGCCTTGGTGCTAGACAGACTAGCTAATAATGTAGCTAAGCGTAAGAGCACTATGCCACAGAAGTTTGTGG GTGACAAACGTCTCTCAGACCTCTCCTTCGATGGAGGAGCAGGTGAGCTGATCCAGCCCCACGTCATCGACCAGGCCATCAACAGCGCCATCAGCTACCTGGGGGCTGAGTCACTTCGACCTCTGGTCCAGACCTCCCCAGCCTCCTCCTCTGATGTGGGCCTCGGTTCCATGTACCCCCTCCACAAGCCGGCGCCCGAGGGTCACACGGGGTCAGGCATGTCAGCCAAAGACAGCGCAGCTGAgaacctgctgctgctctccaaCTCCAAGTCTGCATCCAGCGAGAAGGACGGCTCACCCAGCCACAGCGGCCAGGACTCCACAGACACCGAGAGCAACAACGAGGATCGTCCAGGCGGGGCAGCATCCGGCCTCATCTACCTGACCAACCACATCACCTCGGGGGTGAGGAACGGCGTGCTCCCTCTGGTgaaggaggagcagcagaggcagtACGAGGCTATCCGAGCCAGCATTGAGATGGCCTCCGAGGGCTTCAAGGTGGTGACGACAGACGGGGAGCAGGTGAGGGCGTACCGGTGTGAACACTGCCGCGTTCTCTTCCTGGACCATGTCATGTACACCATTCACATGGGCTGCCACGGCTTCAGAGACCCCTTCGAGTGCAACCTCTGCGGTCACCGGAGTCAAGACCGATACGAGTTCTCTTCTCACATAACAAGAGGGGAGCATCGCTACTGA